In Fluviispira sanaruensis, a genomic segment contains:
- a CDS encoding MazG-like family protein, translated as MKRILEPNAKGLDEIQKEFDKYQNAAFAERSPSFFSLELCGECGELANLEKKIWRDPLKDIDMAKLSDEAADVFIALLNYCNARKINLEMSVQNKLKRIEDRRISGKMGETKSN; from the coding sequence ATGAAAAGAATTTTAGAACCAAATGCAAAAGGGCTTGATGAAATACAAAAAGAATTTGATAAATATCAAAATGCAGCGTTTGCAGAACGCAGTCCAAGTTTTTTTTCGCTTGAACTTTGCGGTGAATGTGGAGAATTGGCAAATCTAGAAAAAAAGATCTGGCGCGACCCTTTAAAAGATATAGATATGGCAAAACTTTCTGATGAAGCTGCAGATGTCTTTATTGCATTACTCAATTATTGCAATGCTCGTAAAATAAATTTAGAAATGTCTGTTCAAAATAAACTGAAACGAATAGAAGATAGACGGATTTCTGGAAAGATGGGCGAAACTAAATCAAATTAA
- a CDS encoding methyl-accepting chemotaxis protein, with amino-acid sequence MMLRFSWRLSIKNKLWILCIGNIFFILAYCIAVILRNSIQSPYQLILFSIIGLISFFAVFLSRIYINEFVNGMSELSLRMEQFSEKGKESLQNIRNDLTDFIKTSGSQLDNLKESSKLMENVSSMLVGTTKDSESTKDLSDKVTRDVNEGNEIMQKMVSSMLIIEKTREGLTEISSLINKISDDTSTIHTIVSTTELLSLNASIEAARAGVAGKGFSVVAEEVGNLAKHSGIEAKEIENIVAVSQKQIQEIIEANQARVDVGKVASNDALKLFSEIKTEMFGISSRSENIRAATWEQKVGIDQVNQGSDEIRNILKKNIKDTVSLIKIFKSNETNFNNIFEIAMTIDDYWLGKNKKIIKEKKGKKANGETTEISVDLDVKKET; translated from the coding sequence ATGATGCTGCGATTTTCATGGCGCTTGTCTATTAAAAATAAACTTTGGATTCTATGCATAGGCAATATATTCTTTATTTTAGCATATTGCATAGCAGTTATCTTAAGAAATTCAATACAAAGTCCATATCAACTCATATTATTTTCAATCATTGGACTCATATCTTTCTTTGCAGTCTTTTTAAGTCGCATTTATATCAATGAATTTGTGAATGGAATGTCAGAGCTTTCTCTTCGAATGGAACAATTTTCTGAGAAGGGGAAAGAAAGTCTACAAAATATTCGCAATGATTTAACTGATTTTATCAAAACCTCAGGTTCTCAGCTCGACAATTTAAAAGAGAGTTCAAAGTTAATGGAAAATGTTTCGTCCATGCTTGTAGGAACTACTAAAGACTCTGAATCTACTAAGGACTTATCTGATAAAGTCACGCGAGATGTGAATGAAGGCAATGAAATAATGCAAAAAATGGTATCCTCAATGCTTATTATTGAAAAAACTCGAGAAGGTCTAACTGAAATTTCAAGTCTCATAAATAAAATAAGCGATGACACTTCAACGATTCACACAATTGTATCTACGACAGAGCTTTTATCTTTGAATGCCTCTATCGAAGCAGCGCGTGCTGGAGTGGCTGGCAAAGGGTTTTCTGTGGTTGCTGAAGAAGTAGGAAATTTAGCAAAACACAGTGGAATTGAGGCTAAGGAAATCGAAAATATCGTTGCTGTCAGTCAAAAACAAATTCAAGAGATTATCGAAGCAAACCAAGCAAGAGTTGATGTGGGTAAAGTAGCAAGTAATGATGCATTAAAATTATTTTCTGAAATTAAAACAGAAATGTTTGGCATTTCAAGTCGGTCAGAAAATATTCGTGCTGCTACTTGGGAGCAAAAGGTAGGAATCGATCAAGTCAATCAAGGCTCAGATGAAATTCGCAATATTTTAAAGAAAAATATTAAAGACACAGTAAGTCTCATAAAAATATTTAAATCAAACGAAACTAATTTTAATAATATCTTTGAAATTGCGATGACAATTGATGATTATTGGCTAGGAAAAAATAAAAAAATAATAAAAGAAAAAAAGGGGAAGAAAGCGAATGGAGAAACTACAGAAATTTCTGTTGATCTAGACGTGAAAAAGGAAACATAA
- a CDS encoding methyl-accepting chemotaxis protein — translation MDKKALIENQNKSGFIDKITFLLAITNILVALTTLLFVYFLGDRSIFYYHVVAIISLIIFFHLMFSQKLKKNQQRSFIVGSLFQTYIQKSDEISDEFEYPRKNIEKSFDHQFDLINQTAAAIAEITLMIGRTNEQINDCKAITETTERRVEAGSEIMKKLGTSIEVIKNASEDMDKMVQIISQIGLKSAVIADIVAKTELLAMNASIEAARAGEYGKGFSVVSEEVESLARTSGKSAKQIKDLLNESSMKVTQIIRTMNERIKEGEVVSLQAFSAYEHIKEGVAVLKEQVQIINEGTGLQQGVIKNASEILAQVTEAIHANNKILAKSDISIKQLVDVNLMLFELSEEIQRVVSGPMAALRMKENRASEVKRILQQLGY, via the coding sequence ATGGATAAGAAGGCTTTAATTGAAAATCAAAATAAATCAGGTTTTATAGATAAAATCACTTTTTTATTGGCTATCACAAACATTCTCGTAGCTTTAACCACACTCCTTTTCGTTTATTTTTTGGGAGATAGAAGTATATTTTATTATCATGTCGTTGCTATAATATCATTGATTATTTTTTTTCATTTGATGTTTTCGCAAAAACTCAAAAAAAATCAACAACGTTCTTTTATTGTAGGAAGTCTTTTTCAAACTTATATCCAAAAAAGTGATGAAATCAGTGATGAGTTTGAATATCCAAGAAAAAATATTGAAAAATCTTTTGATCATCAGTTTGATCTGATCAATCAGACAGCAGCAGCAATTGCTGAAATCACTCTCATGATTGGACGAACAAATGAGCAAATAAACGATTGCAAAGCTATAACAGAAACCACGGAGAGAAGAGTTGAAGCCGGAAGCGAAATTATGAAAAAATTGGGCACTTCTATCGAAGTTATTAAAAACGCTTCGGAAGATATGGACAAAATGGTGCAAATAATCAGTCAAATCGGATTAAAGTCAGCAGTTATAGCGGATATTGTCGCTAAAACAGAGCTATTAGCGATGAATGCCTCAATTGAAGCCGCACGGGCAGGCGAATATGGAAAAGGTTTTTCTGTTGTTTCCGAAGAAGTTGAAAGCCTTGCGCGTACAAGTGGAAAATCCGCAAAACAAATTAAAGATCTTTTAAATGAAAGCTCTATGAAAGTAACGCAAATTATTCGCACAATGAATGAAAGGATTAAAGAAGGTGAGGTGGTTAGTTTGCAGGCCTTTTCAGCATATGAGCATATAAAAGAAGGCGTGGCTGTTTTGAAAGAGCAAGTGCAAATTATCAATGAAGGCACTGGATTGCAGCAGGGTGTGATAAAAAATGCTTCTGAAATTTTAGCACAAGTAACGGAAGCTATTCATGCAAATAATAAAATATTAGCTAAGAGTGATATATCTATAAAGCAATTAGTTGATGTGAATTTAATGTTATTTGAGCTTTCGGAAGAAATACAGCGAGTCGTTTCAGGCCCAATGGCTGCTTTACGTATGAAAGAAAATAGAGCAAGTGAAGTGAAAAGAATATTGCAGCAATTGGGCTATTAA
- a CDS encoding DUF6311 domain-containing protein — protein MASNKENKFLSYFPKVRKNKILLFLFFIVAILCSYVIYYYQLDWIDFNCNHGRNAKSCIYKAQRLYLLPLIGFIGIFIFLFIDKITFFIVLFNNKIEGLSEKKSGLLLIIYSFIISCFLFSYRFSLYILDPTRVEWIKNMHGDIMLNFLSWHIFRDAPWEFPIGRIDYINHPLGTSIAYLDPTNLFAFIFKIFNNFLPSYFQYLGIWYFFCYVLQGLFAALIFKNIQCDLKLKLLAVPFLVFSTVLLDRLPHATLNAHWLILASFYLYFSKNISSNKKIIWQALIVYLTAWLHPYQTFMLYALMTALYLRIFFEEKNQRKYLTLIFSLTFIFVLMTWYAIGYFYLGGGYEYINFTYSSNFNTFINSMGNSIFLRPLGIGDGDYEGSAYLGLGVLIILVVLIFEKWPRENYVFKKENKALFWIVSILAFLATGFAFKFGEIKFLALHPPAFIEFIFGIYRSIGRFIWPAYYLIVIFSLLSLIYRERSIVKKYILVICALIVQLIDIYPLYKPIPLNIAKGFEISRDFSPWEKFMGKEKNKIIFYPNRDYPYSDFWLLSKKNNYSINIGYFARNNQIEIEKNESLTYDNILNGKIPNDTVYVVGGKFIKIITSSNHKNKFTCEYIQEFYACKSKN, from the coding sequence ATGGCTTCTAATAAAGAAAATAAGTTTTTATCTTATTTTCCAAAAGTAAGAAAAAACAAAATTCTACTTTTTTTATTCTTTATTGTAGCGATTCTTTGTAGTTATGTAATTTACTATTATCAATTAGATTGGATAGATTTCAATTGCAATCATGGAAGAAACGCAAAATCATGTATATATAAAGCGCAGAGACTGTATTTATTGCCTTTAATTGGATTTATTGGAATTTTTATTTTTTTATTTATAGATAAAATTACTTTTTTCATAGTTTTATTTAATAATAAAATTGAGGGATTGTCAGAGAAAAAAAGTGGACTGCTACTTATTATTTATTCATTCATAATATCGTGTTTTCTTTTTTCTTATCGTTTTTCATTATATATACTTGACCCAACTCGAGTCGAATGGATAAAAAATATGCACGGTGATATCATGCTAAACTTTTTAAGTTGGCATATATTTAGAGATGCTCCGTGGGAATTTCCAATAGGCCGAATTGACTACATAAATCATCCGTTAGGAACGAGTATAGCTTATCTTGATCCTACAAATTTATTTGCTTTTATATTTAAAATTTTCAATAATTTTCTTCCAAGTTATTTTCAATACTTAGGAATTTGGTACTTTTTTTGCTATGTTTTGCAGGGATTATTTGCGGCATTAATTTTTAAAAATATTCAATGTGATTTAAAACTTAAACTACTAGCAGTCCCTTTTCTTGTCTTTTCTACTGTTTTATTGGATCGACTTCCACATGCAACGCTTAATGCACATTGGCTTATATTGGCGAGTTTTTATTTATATTTTTCCAAGAATATAAGTTCTAATAAAAAAATAATTTGGCAAGCGCTAATAGTATATTTAACTGCATGGCTTCACCCTTATCAAACATTTATGCTTTATGCTCTAATGACAGCTCTTTATTTAAGAATCTTTTTTGAGGAAAAGAATCAGCGCAAATATTTAACATTGATATTTTCATTAACGTTTATTTTTGTCCTCATGACCTGGTATGCCATTGGATATTTTTACTTGGGCGGTGGGTATGAATATATCAATTTCACATACAGTTCAAATTTTAATACATTTATTAATTCAATGGGGAATTCTATATTTTTAAGGCCTTTAGGCATTGGCGATGGAGACTATGAAGGTTCTGCGTACTTAGGTTTAGGTGTTTTAATCATTTTAGTTGTTTTAATATTTGAGAAATGGCCAAGAGAAAATTATGTTTTTAAAAAGGAAAATAAAGCATTATTTTGGATTGTCTCTATTCTTGCTTTCTTGGCAACGGGTTTTGCTTTTAAATTTGGTGAAATCAAATTTTTAGCATTACACCCTCCCGCTTTTATCGAATTTATCTTTGGTATTTATCGCTCAATTGGACGTTTTATTTGGCCAGCTTATTATTTAATAGTCATATTTTCTTTATTATCATTAATATATCGTGAGAGATCTATTGTTAAAAAATATATTCTTGTTATCTGTGCACTCATTGTGCAGCTTATAGATATTTATCCATTATATAAGCCTATTCCGCTCAATATAGCTAAAGGGTTTGAAATATCTCGCGATTTCTCTCCATGGGAAAAATTTATGGGTAAGGAGAAAAATAAAATAATTTTCTATCCAAATCGAGATTATCCATATTCTGATTTTTGGTTGCTGTCTAAAAAAAATAATTACTCTATAAATATAGGATATTTTGCTCGAAATAATCAAATTGAAATAGAGAAGAACGAATCTCTTACATATGATAATATTTTAAATGGAAAAATTCCAAATGATACAGTCTATGTGGTGGGTGGAAAATTTATTAAAATTATTACTTCAAGTAATCATAAAAACAAATTTACTTGTGAATATATTCAGGAATTTTATGCATGTAAAAGTAAAAATTAA
- a CDS encoding DUF6311 domain-containing protein translates to MTWTEKVNFFSLLVKMRKNKAFLFLYFVASIALGFVIYSYQIDWMDFNCTQGRNSNSCIYKMQRLYFLPFLGFLACVLLLFLDKIFKLLLILNKNFEGLSEKTNWKILIIYSISLSVFLFNYRFSFNILDPTRIEWIRDIDKDVILNYLSWHMFRDSPWDFPLGLIHSINYPDGISIAYSDPIVLFALIFKVFSNYLPNNFQYLGLWYFISYILQGFFASLIFKNIQCKLKFKLLAVPFLIFSTVLLNRLVHVNLNAHWLILASFYLYFSKNISVKKKVIWHSILVFLTGWLHPYQTFILFAQQFALFLKIYLDDKKHLKYISIVFSCNLFLVILTWYVIGYFHLGGSYSGTSLYISNLNTFINSFGHSSLLFPLSAGGGDYEGSAYLGLGLITILVVLLFENWPKNKLIFTKENKPLLWIIGILAIIATGFNFKFGHIILLYLPRPLFIDNLFAIFRSVGRFIWPAYYFVVIFTLLTLIYRERSIYKKYILFIMALIIQLVDLYPTYKRLPLNYVQGFTVKRDLSIWEKFMGNDKNKLIFYPNRDYLYEDFWLLSKKNNYSTNIGYFARTNSSRNNENDNNTYNNIISGHIPKDTVYVVFKDNINIFTSNQKKSNFTCEYIQEFYACKNKS, encoded by the coding sequence ATGACGTGGACTGAGAAAGTTAATTTTTTTTCTTTATTGGTAAAAATGCGAAAAAATAAGGCTTTTCTTTTTTTATATTTTGTTGCTTCTATTGCTTTGGGATTTGTAATCTACTCTTATCAAATAGATTGGATGGATTTTAATTGCACTCAAGGCAGAAATTCAAATTCATGTATTTATAAAATGCAGCGTCTTTATTTTTTACCATTCTTAGGATTTTTGGCTTGTGTATTGCTTTTGTTTTTGGATAAAATATTTAAATTATTATTAATATTAAATAAAAATTTTGAAGGTTTATCGGAGAAAACCAATTGGAAAATTCTTATTATTTATTCTATTTCGCTATCTGTATTTTTATTTAATTACCGATTTTCGTTTAATATTTTAGATCCCACTCGAATTGAATGGATAAGAGATATTGATAAAGATGTCATTCTTAATTATTTAAGCTGGCACATGTTTAGAGATTCTCCATGGGATTTTCCACTTGGTTTGATTCATTCTATTAATTATCCAGATGGAATTTCTATTGCTTATTCGGATCCCATTGTTTTATTCGCTCTCATTTTTAAGGTTTTCAGCAATTACCTTCCAAATAATTTTCAATATTTAGGATTATGGTATTTTATAAGCTATATTTTGCAAGGATTTTTTGCTTCCTTGATTTTTAAAAATATCCAATGCAAATTAAAATTTAAATTACTTGCGGTTCCTTTTTTAATCTTTTCAACAGTGCTTTTAAATCGTCTTGTGCATGTCAATCTCAATGCACATTGGTTAATTCTTGCGAGCTTCTATCTATATTTTTCAAAAAATATAAGTGTTAAGAAAAAAGTAATTTGGCATTCAATCTTAGTTTTTTTGACTGGATGGCTTCATCCTTATCAGACTTTTATTTTATTTGCGCAGCAGTTTGCCTTATTTTTAAAAATTTATTTAGATGATAAAAAGCATTTAAAATATATTTCCATTGTATTTTCATGTAACCTATTTCTTGTAATTCTAACTTGGTATGTAATAGGTTATTTTCATTTAGGAGGAAGTTATTCAGGAACATCGCTTTATATATCGAATCTAAATACTTTTATAAATTCCTTTGGCCATTCATCATTGTTATTCCCTTTATCTGCAGGTGGAGGAGATTATGAAGGTTCAGCTTATTTGGGGCTAGGTCTAATTACGATATTAGTTGTCTTACTTTTTGAAAATTGGCCGAAAAATAAGCTTATTTTCACAAAGGAAAATAAGCCATTATTATGGATAATAGGGATTTTAGCGATTATAGCAACAGGTTTTAATTTCAAGTTTGGCCATATCATACTCTTATATCTGCCAAGACCCTTGTTTATAGATAATCTTTTTGCAATATTCCGCTCCGTTGGACGATTCATTTGGCCAGCCTATTATTTTGTTGTTATTTTTACTTTATTGACATTGATTTATCGTGAAAGATCAATTTATAAGAAATATATTCTATTTATTATGGCGCTCATAATTCAACTTGTTGATCTTTACCCGACTTATAAGCGATTGCCTCTTAATTATGTCCAGGGTTTTACAGTAAAGCGAGATTTATCAATTTGGGAAAAATTTATGGGCAACGATAAAAATAAACTGATTTTCTATCCAAACCGAGACTATTTATATGAAGACTTTTGGTTATTGTCTAAGAAAAATAATTATTCAACGAATATTGGTTACTTCGCTCGAACGAATTCCTCTCGTAACAATGAAAATGATAACAATACTTATAATAATATTATAAGCGGTCATATACCAAAAGACACGGTATATGTTGTATTTAAAGACAATATAAATATTTTTACTTCGAATCAGAAGAAGAGTAACTTTACCTGTGAATATATTCAGGAATTTTATGCATGTAAGAACAAAAGCTAA
- a CDS encoding malate dehydrogenase — translation MLKRPKITVVGAGGNVGASVVQWCAQKELGDLVLIDLKPNVAQGRALDLSQGGAFAGFNASFTSTDDSSHMQDSDIVVITAGVPRKPGQTREELVGINAGIVKTVCENVKQYAPNSIVIIVSNPLDAMLTVAQKVTGFPRERVIGMSGVLDSSRFRSNIARALNVHIKDVSAIVLGAHTDKDMVPITSTATVGGVPLNKLLKAEQIADVVSRTKRGGAELTELIGTSAWVAPGFGVTAMIESIVLNQGRILPCSVELKGEYEISEGACLCVPVKLTNKGAEKVFEIDLSSDEKAALKAAHTAYLEVRKIALSSI, via the coding sequence ATGCTTAAGAGACCAAAAATTACAGTTGTGGGTGCCGGTGGGAATGTGGGAGCATCCGTTGTTCAATGGTGTGCACAAAAAGAACTTGGAGATCTTGTCCTTATCGACTTAAAACCAAATGTTGCGCAAGGACGTGCTTTGGATCTTTCCCAAGGAGGAGCATTTGCAGGTTTTAATGCAAGCTTTACTTCGACAGATGACTCTTCCCATATGCAAGATTCTGACATTGTCGTCATCACAGCAGGCGTTCCACGTAAACCAGGGCAAACTCGTGAAGAGCTTGTTGGTATTAATGCAGGCATCGTTAAAACTGTTTGTGAAAATGTTAAACAATATGCTCCAAATTCCATCGTTATCATTGTTTCAAATCCACTCGATGCAATGCTCACTGTAGCTCAAAAAGTAACAGGCTTCCCAAGAGAAAGAGTGATTGGGATGTCAGGAGTCCTTGATTCTTCTCGTTTTCGCTCAAATATTGCACGTGCTTTAAATGTGCATATTAAAGATGTTTCTGCAATCGTTTTAGGAGCACACACGGATAAAGACATGGTTCCGATCACAAGCACAGCAACCGTCGGTGGTGTTCCACTCAATAAATTGCTCAAAGCTGAGCAAATTGCCGATGTCGTTAGCAGAACTAAGCGCGGAGGAGCTGAACTCACTGAACTGATAGGTACTTCTGCCTGGGTAGCTCCTGGTTTTGGCGTGACAGCTATGATTGAAAGTATCGTTCTCAATCAAGGTCGTATTTTACCTTGCTCTGTTGAACTCAAAGGTGAATACGAGATTTCGGAAGGTGCTTGCCTTTGCGTTCCGGTTAAATTAACTAATAAAGGCGCTGAAAAGGTCTTTGAAATCGACCTCTCGTCCGATGAAAAAGCTGCATTAAAAGCAGCACACACTGCTTATCTTGAAGTGAGAAAAATTGCTTTGAGTAGCATATAA
- the ubiE gene encoding bifunctional demethylmenaquinone methyltransferase/2-methoxy-6-polyprenyl-1,4-benzoquinol methylase UbiE → MKIENEHNQSMILSDKSLQVQKMFDKISRKYDFLNRLLSAGQDIRWRNYMIKKLPKIENKSGTLYDIACGTGDVLFSTANLRNDYISLTGFDISSGMLEQAKTRGKSKYTQIQFVQASAESIPANSNSADAVTISFGFRNVDQREKALQEFHRILKPSGTLFILEFFPSKNSFMSKLFDFYFKKILPKIAGIFSDKSAYEYLPNSVSTMPDGNEFKNTLADIGFIEIEQKCWLAGATRLFKAVKKS, encoded by the coding sequence ATGAAAATAGAAAACGAACACAATCAATCTATGATTTTAAGCGATAAATCCCTTCAAGTACAAAAAATGTTCGATAAAATATCTAGGAAATATGATTTTCTAAATCGTCTGCTTTCTGCTGGTCAAGACATCCGTTGGCGGAATTATATGATTAAAAAACTCCCAAAAATAGAAAATAAATCCGGAACTTTATATGATATAGCTTGTGGAACAGGCGATGTTTTATTTTCCACTGCAAATCTAAGAAATGATTATATAAGCCTTACTGGCTTTGATATTTCAAGTGGAATGTTAGAACAGGCAAAAACAAGAGGGAAATCAAAATACACACAGATACAATTTGTCCAAGCATCTGCTGAAAGTATCCCTGCAAATTCCAATAGCGCAGATGCTGTTACCATTTCTTTTGGTTTTAGAAATGTGGATCAAAGAGAAAAAGCATTGCAAGAGTTTCATAGAATTTTAAAACCTTCTGGTACTTTATTTATTCTTGAATTTTTTCCATCTAAAAACTCATTCATGTCTAAATTATTTGACTTCTATTTTAAAAAAATATTACCTAAAATTGCAGGTATTTTCTCAGATAAATCTGCTTATGAATATCTTCCAAATAGTGTATCAACAATGCCCGATGGAAATGAATTTAAAAATACTCTTGCTGATATAGGTTTTATAGAAATTGAGCAAAAATGCTGGCTCGCTGGCGCAACGCGACTTTTCAAAGCTGTTAAAAAGAGTTAA
- a CDS encoding bifunctional adenosylcobinamide kinase/adenosylcobinamide-phosphate guanylyltransferase: MENNQSIIALLLGGAHSGKSQFAENCAAHWHSVAYYATGGQIENSPEWENRILRHKERRPSHWLTIEYPMEIEDVATICKQENPEILIIDCLTLWMGWKLSKYFHSYSQIQLLKHLETESIHLLKEVQNINLPVLVVSNEVGEGVVPSSDSGRLFREAMGYINQLFAEAAKLISFSIASQNLLLKNSNMKMQNGFSPLGIINAEYIFSELNFK, encoded by the coding sequence ATGGAAAATAATCAATCAATCATTGCTCTTCTATTAGGAGGAGCGCATTCTGGCAAAAGTCAATTCGCTGAAAACTGCGCTGCTCATTGGCATTCCGTTGCCTACTATGCAACAGGTGGACAAATAGAAAACTCGCCCGAGTGGGAAAATCGTATTCTCCGTCATAAAGAGAGAAGACCAAGTCATTGGCTGACTATAGAATATCCAATGGAAATTGAAGATGTAGCAACCATCTGTAAACAAGAAAACCCAGAGATCTTAATAATTGATTGCCTGACCCTCTGGATGGGCTGGAAATTAAGCAAATATTTTCATAGTTATTCACAAATTCAATTGTTAAAACATTTAGAAACAGAGTCTATCCATCTTTTAAAAGAAGTACAAAATATAAACCTCCCTGTGCTTGTAGTTTCCAACGAAGTAGGCGAAGGTGTTGTCCCAAGCTCTGATAGTGGAAGACTTTTTCGCGAAGCTATGGGATATATAAATCAATTGTTTGCCGAAGCTGCAAAATTAATTTCATTCAGTATTGCCAGTCAGAATCTACTTTTAAAAAATTCTAACATGAAAATGCAAAATGGATTTTCCCCGCTAGGCATAATAAATGCTGAATATATTTTTTCTGAATTAAATTTTAAATAA
- a CDS encoding M28 family metallopeptidase, translating into MKKTSLFWVLLWMVPFGGANAKAQPLTYQNSTQFSEDNMSKSLAWYTLNPHPMGSENQTKIAQSLEITLKKLGWKISKQRFKAQAPNLDSLRFGGTNKNDKEIKIVDGYNIIATLKGNENCSIIIGGHYDTKFFRDFKFIGANDGGSSTVLMIELARMLKKENFKMGTLGSCSITLVFFDGEEAFLPNWDEGNNILGIQDNLYGSREFVKKYVQEKSNIKKFENKPIHLTIILDMIGHKNQKLFMSNGSDNTYAEKFVLSAKNVDIKKSLLSMEDDHIPFKDLNIPYLHIIDWTNLKEWHTVNDTVEIISFKNLANFGQSLLTFLSNKRAENGK; encoded by the coding sequence GTGAAAAAGACCTCATTGTTTTGGGTATTATTATGGATGGTTCCGTTCGGAGGAGCAAATGCCAAAGCTCAACCCCTGACTTATCAAAACTCAACTCAATTCTCAGAAGATAATATGAGTAAGTCGTTAGCTTGGTATACTTTAAATCCACACCCGATGGGAAGCGAAAATCAAACTAAAATTGCTCAAAGTTTAGAAATCACTCTTAAAAAACTTGGATGGAAAATATCTAAACAGAGGTTTAAGGCGCAAGCTCCCAATCTTGACTCTTTACGTTTCGGTGGAACAAATAAAAATGACAAAGAAATAAAAATTGTTGATGGATATAATATTATTGCAACATTAAAAGGAAATGAAAATTGTTCTATCATTATAGGTGGTCATTATGACACAAAATTTTTTAGAGATTTTAAATTTATTGGTGCAAATGATGGCGGATCATCAACTGTTTTAATGATAGAACTAGCCCGTATGTTAAAAAAAGAAAATTTTAAAATGGGAACCCTTGGGAGCTGCTCTATCACTCTCGTGTTTTTTGATGGAGAAGAAGCCTTTTTACCCAACTGGGATGAAGGTAATAATATTTTAGGAATACAAGACAACTTATATGGATCGAGAGAATTTGTAAAAAAATATGTACAAGAAAAAAGCAATATCAAAAAATTTGAAAATAAGCCCATCCATTTGACAATTATTCTTGATATGATTGGACATAAAAATCAAAAACTTTTTATGTCCAATGGTTCTGATAATACATATGCTGAAAAATTTGTTCTATCCGCTAAAAATGTTGATATTAAAAAATCTTTGCTTTCAATGGAAGATGATCATATCCCATTTAAAGATCTAAATATTCCATACCTCCATATTATTGATTGGACAAATTTAAAAGAATGGCACACAGTAAATGATACTGTAGAAATAATATCATTTAAAAATTTAGCAAATTTTGGCCAATCGCTGTTAACATTTCTTTCTAACAAAAGGGCTGAAAATGGAAAATAA
- the surE gene encoding 5'/3'-nucleotidase SurE, which produces MHLLLSNDDGYKAKGMQVLMSHLKSLGHKITVVAPNGERSGKSHAMTFYEPIRVKKISEEVYAVDGTPADCVALALGQILEGDKPDFVISGINHGMNVGIDVNYSGTVGAATEAAMIGYKAIAVSADSDNRGGSEKDVDEAFLTAAQLVGQVLEHAHKLEWPRLEILNINVPICAKTAAIADCGGESLYVPNFDEMIPKDNKNIKIYLIGGVSRFEPQDMSQDVSLVSSGIATLSFVQAKQSSTESNKKLERFLGNLKL; this is translated from the coding sequence ATGCATCTTCTCCTCTCAAATGATGATGGTTATAAGGCAAAAGGTATGCAAGTTCTTATGAGCCATCTCAAATCCTTAGGTCACAAAATAACAGTTGTTGCTCCAAATGGCGAACGCAGTGGAAAATCCCATGCTATGACTTTTTATGAACCCATTCGTGTAAAGAAAATATCTGAAGAAGTTTATGCAGTTGATGGCACTCCAGCGGATTGTGTGGCTCTGGCATTAGGACAAATCTTAGAGGGTGATAAACCAGATTTCGTTATTTCTGGTATCAACCACGGCATGAATGTTGGGATTGATGTTAACTATAGCGGCACAGTGGGAGCTGCGACTGAGGCAGCTATGATTGGCTACAAAGCAATTGCTGTGTCAGCAGATTCAGACAATCGGGGAGGCTCAGAGAAAGATGTGGACGAAGCCTTTTTAACAGCGGCTCAGCTTGTGGGGCAAGTTCTAGAGCATGCACATAAACTTGAATGGCCTCGGCTAGAAATTCTCAATATCAATGTCCCAATCTGTGCAAAGACAGCAGCCATTGCTGATTGTGGAGGAGAATCTCTATATGTTCCTAACTTCGACGAAATGATTCCTAAGGACAATAAGAATATAAAAATCTACCTTATTGGTGGTGTATCTCGCTTTGAACCACAAGATATGTCTCAAGATGTTTCATTAGTATCCAGTGGAATTGCAACCCTAAGTTTTGTTCAAGCGAAACAAAGCAGTACAGAAAGTAACAAAAAACTAGAAAGGTTTCTTGGTAATCTGAAATTATGA